The Candidatus Uhrbacteria bacterium genome has a segment encoding these proteins:
- a CDS encoding FAD-dependent oxidoreductase — protein sequence MFDCIVIGGGPAGMAASVYLARQKMNFAMFAGNLGGQVIWSSDVENYLGIHQISGIKLVEAFDKHLEDYREAMELHEGEKVKRVTKTKGGFSVETERGAYPTRTVLIATGADHRKLGVPGEDEYTMKGISYCATCDAPLFANKVVHIVGGGNSAMDAALFAAKYAKEVHLVTINAELMGDEVMKQRCLSQANVQVHVSTKTVGFAGKAMLESIILAGADGKEREVPTEGVFIEIGLMPQSEMIDFAAKDKSGQIIIDSHNRTNVDGVWAAGDVTSVAFKQIAVAVGEGSKAALDIIRYLQSTQA from the coding sequence ATGTTTGATTGCATCGTGATTGGTGGAGGACCGGCTGGAATGGCGGCGTCTGTCTATCTTGCGCGTCAAAAAATGAACTTTGCGATGTTCGCCGGAAATCTCGGCGGACAGGTGATTTGGTCGTCGGATGTCGAGAATTATTTAGGTATCCACCAGATTAGCGGTATCAAGCTGGTTGAGGCATTTGATAAACATTTGGAAGATTATCGTGAGGCGATGGAATTGCATGAGGGGGAGAAGGTAAAGCGCGTGACGAAAACCAAGGGCGGTTTTTCCGTTGAGACAGAGCGCGGCGCTTATCCGACAAGAACCGTTTTGATTGCGACCGGTGCCGATCATCGCAAGCTTGGCGTTCCAGGAGAGGATGAATATACAATGAAAGGTATTTCGTATTGCGCGACATGCGATGCGCCTTTATTTGCCAACAAGGTCGTACATATTGTTGGTGGAGGGAATAGCGCTATGGATGCAGCGTTGTTTGCCGCTAAGTACGCGAAAGAAGTTCACTTGGTAACGATCAATGCCGAGCTTATGGGCGATGAGGTTATGAAGCAGCGTTGTTTATCGCAGGCTAATGTTCAGGTGCATGTTTCAACCAAGACGGTCGGATTTGCGGGTAAGGCGATGTTGGAATCAATTATTTTAGCTGGAGCTGATGGAAAAGAGCGGGAAGTGCCTACGGAAGGTGTTTTCATTGAAATTGGTCTTATGCCGCAGTCAGAGATGATCGACTTTGCGGCAAAGGATAAGTCGGGGCAGATTATTATCGATTCCCACAACCGCACGAATGTTGACGGGGTTTGGGCGGCCGGAGATGTTACTTCCGTGGCCTTTAAACAGATCGCGGTTGCGGTCGGAGAGGGGTCAAAGGCGGCTCTTGATATCATTCGTTACCTTCAATCTACGCAGGCTTGA
- a CDS encoding DsbA family protein has protein sequence MSQNFFDGGPKTMFFTGLFLGIAVSAVVGLGVTLNLVMGGNALAVGGNSGAYVPPSGAQAPAAQAPVAAGPLKPVSANDHLLGPKNAKVTLVEYSDFQCPFCSRHLPTVKQALKDFPNEVNLVYRHYPLSFHPEAQKSAEASECAAKLGGNDAFWKMHDELFTNQATLSRSLYTELAKKIGLNTVNFDKCLDGGEMAAKVNTDLQDGTTAGVEGTPATFVNGQLISGAVPYSELKAAIQAALK, from the coding sequence ATGTCTCAAAACTTTTTTGACGGCGGTCCAAAAACAATGTTCTTTACCGGGCTTTTTCTCGGAATCGCCGTGTCGGCGGTTGTCGGGTTAGGGGTGACGTTGAATCTTGTCATGGGTGGTAACGCTTTAGCTGTCGGCGGTAATTCCGGTGCGTATGTTCCTCCGAGCGGAGCGCAGGCTCCGGCTGCTCAGGCTCCCGTCGCTGCTGGACCGTTGAAGCCAGTGAGTGCCAACGATCATCTTTTGGGGCCTAAGAACGCAAAGGTTACCTTGGTTGAGTACTCGGATTTCCAGTGTCCGTTCTGCTCACGTCATCTCCCGACAGTGAAACAAGCGCTGAAGGATTTTCCGAACGAAGTAAACTTGGTTTATCGCCACTACCCGCTTTCCTTTCATCCGGAAGCTCAGAAGTCAGCTGAAGCTTCGGAATGTGCAGCTAAACTCGGCGGCAACGATGCTTTCTGGAAGATGCATGATGAATTGTTCACGAATCAAGCAACTCTTAGCCGATCTCTTTATACCGAGCTTGCCAAGAAAATTGGTTTGAACACGGTTAATTTTGACAAGTGTCTCGATGGAGGTGAAATGGCAGCCAAGGTCAATACGGATTTGCAAGATGGTACAACGGCAGGTGTTGAAGGTACGCCGGCAACCTTTGTTAACGGTCAGCTTATTTCTGGCGCTGTACCGTACAGCGAGTTGAAAGCTGCTATCCAGGCTGCTCTTAAATAA
- a CDS encoding response regulator yields the protein MGIIPDMKRTVLSVEDDAVFADILAKNLESGGFAVMKSSNGEDGFKRAVNDKPDAILLDIGLPRKDGFELLEALKTTPETSSIPVFMLSRLSSREDVDKCFSLGCADYMIKSQHHPEDVVRRLNRHFGLEDGFARWEVLVALGVVLLAASLLWWQLGHPKATPEPQAPGVELQSP from the coding sequence ATGGGAATCATTCCAGATATGAAGCGCACCGTGCTCAGCGTCGAGGATGATGCTGTCTTTGCGGATATTCTTGCCAAGAATTTGGAATCGGGTGGTTTTGCCGTGATGAAATCGAGTAACGGGGAAGATGGTTTTAAACGTGCCGTAAATGACAAACCGGATGCGATTTTGCTTGATATCGGTTTACCAAGAAAAGATGGATTTGAATTGTTGGAAGCGCTCAAGACCACGCCTGAGACCTCTTCGATTCCGGTTTTCATGCTGTCGCGCCTTTCATCACGCGAGGATGTTGATAAATGTTTCTCATTGGGGTGTGCTGATTATATGATTAAGTCACAACATCATCCGGAAGATGTGGTTCGCCGGTTGAATCGACATTTTGGATTGGAAGATGGTTTTGCGCGCTGGGAGGTTTTGGTGGCCTTGGGCGTTGTTTTGCTTGCCGCGAGTCTGTTGTGGTGGCAGCTGGGTCATCCAAAGGCTACGCCAGAGCCACAGGCGCCTGGCGTCGAACTTCAGTCGCCGTAG
- a CDS encoding prepilin peptidase, with product MIIESAVLFAFVVYLLALAWYDWRKKLLPVEPMIAATLIGFLLNVFTGEALSSVIGALVGAAFVWIQVFVSKGKWMGRGDIWFAASIGAFVGWPGIAVALYLAYVVGGVIAIVLYAVGAYKRGIHIAFAPFLTIGAIGSMLWGDQIAGWFARGFGIG from the coding sequence ATGATAATCGAGAGCGCTGTATTGTTTGCTTTCGTTGTCTATCTTTTGGCGTTGGCCTGGTATGACTGGCGCAAGAAATTGCTGCCGGTTGAACCGATGATTGCGGCGACGCTCATCGGTTTTTTGCTGAATGTGTTTACTGGCGAGGCGCTTTCTTCTGTGATTGGCGCCTTGGTCGGTGCGGCTTTTGTTTGGATTCAGGTTTTTGTCTCGAAAGGAAAATGGATGGGGAGAGGTGATATCTGGTTTGCGGCCTCGATCGGTGCTTTTGTTGGATGGCCTGGAATCGCGGTGGCGTTGTATTTGGCTTATGTCGTTGGTGGAGTTATTGCGATTGTTTTGTATGCCGTCGGGGCTTATAAGCGGGGAATACACATTGCCTTTGCCCCGTTTTTAACCATCGGTGCGATTGGGTCGATGCTTTGGGGCGATCAAATCGCCGGTTGGTTTGCACGTGGATTTGGGATAGGATAG
- the gatA gene encoding Asp-tRNA(Asn)/Glu-tRNA(Gln) amidotransferase subunit GatA: MGLLLEQTIRSAADGLASKAFSSMELTKAYLAQIRGLDLGVHAYLDVFEGTAMDQAHASDERRAAGKSAGVLDGIPLAIKDNILIQDQRATAGSQILANYRAAYDATVITKLREAGSVFLGKTNMDEFAMGSSTERSAFGPTKNPRDLARVPGGSSGGSAAAVAADMAIASLGSDTGGSIRQPASFCGIVGFKPSYGSVSRSGLMAMASSLDQIGPMTKTVEDAAVLFETIRGTDKLDQTTVDFGQISYETRQDMKGIRVGIPRQAWGEGMTAGVRRQTEEALETMKKAGAELIEIDLPYADEALAVYYVLMPCEVSANLSRFDGMRYGQRETRPTLIETYLKSRSENLGEEVRRRIMLGTYALSKGYYDAYYRQARKVQTLIRRAYASAFEQVDVIVTPTAPSTAFKLGEKMSDPLAMYLEDVYTVGANVAGLPAISVPCGTDEGLPVGLQFIGKMGADGGLLSTARVFEHINL, from the coding sequence ATGGGACTTCTTCTTGAGCAGACGATTCGATCCGCTGCGGACGGTTTGGCGTCCAAGGCGTTTTCGTCGATGGAATTAACGAAGGCGTATCTCGCACAGATTCGCGGATTGGATTTGGGCGTGCATGCCTACTTGGACGTTTTTGAGGGTACAGCGATGGATCAGGCGCATGCATCGGATGAGCGCCGCGCGGCAGGGAAATCGGCTGGCGTTTTGGATGGAATCCCGCTCGCGATCAAGGATAATATTTTGATACAAGATCAGCGCGCAACGGCCGGATCGCAAATCCTTGCCAATTATCGCGCCGCTTATGATGCGACGGTGATTACAAAATTGCGCGAGGCTGGGAGCGTATTTTTGGGCAAAACCAACATGGACGAGTTTGCCATGGGTTCATCGACTGAACGCTCTGCATTTGGTCCAACAAAGAATCCGCGCGACTTGGCCCGTGTTCCGGGAGGTTCGAGCGGCGGAAGTGCTGCAGCGGTTGCCGCTGATATGGCGATTGCTTCCCTTGGTTCTGATACGGGAGGATCGATTCGTCAGCCGGCTTCATTTTGCGGAATTGTCGGATTCAAGCCGAGCTATGGATCTGTTTCTCGCTCGGGATTGATGGCAATGGCTTCTTCACTCGACCAAATCGGGCCAATGACCAAGACGGTTGAGGATGCTGCTGTGTTGTTTGAGACGATTCGCGGAACGGACAAACTGGATCAGACGACGGTTGATTTTGGTCAGATCAGCTATGAGACGCGACAAGACATGAAGGGTATTCGCGTCGGGATTCCGCGTCAGGCTTGGGGTGAAGGGATGACGGCGGGTGTACGTCGTCAGACGGAAGAGGCTTTGGAAACGATGAAGAAAGCCGGAGCCGAGCTGATTGAGATCGATTTGCCTTATGCGGATGAAGCGCTTGCTGTTTATTATGTCTTGATGCCGTGCGAGGTGTCGGCTAATTTGTCGCGTTTTGACGGCATGCGTTACGGACAGCGCGAGACTCGTCCGACATTGATTGAAACGTATCTCAAGTCGCGTTCGGAAAATCTTGGTGAAGAAGTGCGACGCCGCATCATGCTTGGGACGTACGCTTTGTCGAAGGGTTATTATGATGCGTATTATCGACAAGCTCGAAAAGTGCAGACGCTGATCAGACGCGCTTATGCATCGGCTTTTGAACAGGTTGATGTGATTGTGACGCCGACGGCTCCATCCACGGCGTTTAAGCTGGGTGAGAAAATGTCTGATCCGCTGGCGATGTATTTGGAAGACGTATACACGGTTGGCGCAAACGTGGCAGGTCTTCCGGCGATTTCCGTACCTTGCGGAACGGATGAGGGCTTGCCGGTTGGATTGCAGTTTATCGGCAAGATGGGTGCGGACGGCGGATTGCTTTCAACGGCACGCGTGTTTGAGCATATTAATTTGTGA
- a CDS encoding thioredoxin domain-containing protein, translated as MQDASNKNLLIGVAVVAVLVFGGLVWAIMSAPTSAPLANGELIFDDVNDPFIGPENATTVVRLYSDFQCPACRAAEGGVNYAIEKYKDKIKFVWKDFPLMTIHPNARLAANAGRCAQDQGKFWEMKSKLYDGQSSWDSSRDPSADFRAYALQIGLNVDQFNTCLDSRANDAKVMAAYQEGVRNNVDRTPTTFVGTERLFSLTPTEWDQALANKP; from the coding sequence ATGCAAGATGCTTCCAACAAGAATTTATTGATCGGTGTTGCTGTAGTTGCGGTGCTCGTTTTTGGAGGGTTGGTGTGGGCGATTATGTCGGCTCCGACATCTGCCCCGCTAGCCAATGGTGAACTCATTTTTGATGACGTGAACGATCCGTTCATCGGACCTGAGAATGCTACGACGGTCGTCCGTCTGTACAGTGATTTCCAGTGTCCCGCGTGTCGAGCGGCCGAGGGTGGAGTCAATTACGCTATCGAAAAATACAAGGACAAGATCAAATTTGTCTGGAAAGATTTTCCTCTCATGACGATACACCCGAATGCGCGTCTTGCGGCCAATGCCGGACGATGCGCACAGGACCAAGGTAAGTTTTGGGAGATGAAGTCCAAGCTCTATGACGGACAGTCTAGCTGGGACTCGAGCCGCGACCCTTCAGCGGACTTTAGAGCTTACGCCTTACAGATCGGATTAAATGTCGATCAATTCAATACCTGTCTTGATAGCCGGGCGAATGATGCAAAAGTCATGGCCGCTTACCAAGAAGGCGTACGGAACAATGTCGATCGGACGCCTACGACGTTTGTTGGCACGGAACGCTTGTTTAGCCTGACGCCGACCGAATGGGATCAAGCACTTGCCAATAAGCCGTAA
- a CDS encoding prolipoprotein diacylglyceryl transferase: MFIGAFLGARIFHVVFYDPMHYLDQPLDALDPRKPGFAMFGGLLGAAGVFFYYCRSRAISWIAYADTLVWGLPWGCGVGRIGCFLIHDHPGTLTHSFLGVKYPDGQTRHDHGLYLSIIGFVTGFLFLWLNRKQRRPGFWFGSYMVIEGITRFGLDFWRIVDKTYLGLTPTQYVAIPMIGLGLWLILRNTSPSVPLIRKEREVV, from the coding sequence ATTTTCATCGGGGCGTTTTTAGGGGCGCGTATTTTTCATGTGGTGTTTTATGATCCGATGCATTATCTGGATCAGCCGCTTGATGCATTGGATCCGCGTAAGCCTGGATTTGCGATGTTTGGCGGGCTGCTCGGTGCAGCCGGTGTATTTTTCTATTACTGCCGATCGCGCGCGATTAGTTGGATTGCGTATGCTGATACACTGGTTTGGGGATTGCCGTGGGGCTGCGGGGTCGGTCGCATTGGTTGCTTTTTGATTCATGATCATCCCGGGACGCTTACGCATTCGTTTCTGGGCGTAAAATATCCGGATGGCCAGACGCGTCATGATCACGGTTTGTATTTGTCGATTATCGGTTTTGTAACAGGCTTTTTGTTTCTTTGGTTGAATCGCAAACAGCGACGTCCGGGTTTCTGGTTCGGTAGCTATATGGTGATCGAGGGTATTACGCGTTTTGGATTGGATTTTTGGCGTATTGTCGACAAGACATACTTGGGATTAACGCCAACGCAGTATGTGGCGATACCGATGATCGGGTTGGGCTTGTGGTTGATTCTTCGGAATACCTCACCCTCGGTCCCTCTCATTCGTAAGGAGAGGGAGGTCGTGTGA
- a CDS encoding transcriptional repressor, with protein sequence MQERQTKSKLAIREVLSASQKPMAAMELVEALGGRGLSVNKTTVYRELEKLLLKGEISEVDFADGQKRYEMTHGDHHHHAVCMSCEAVVELEIEPQLEQIQSSVAKQSGFRIQKHLVEFFGMCGSCSKTV encoded by the coding sequence ATGCAAGAACGCCAAACCAAGTCCAAGCTCGCCATACGGGAGGTCCTGTCAGCTTCTCAGAAGCCGATGGCGGCTATGGAATTGGTTGAGGCTTTAGGAGGGCGCGGTTTATCGGTTAATAAAACGACGGTTTATCGAGAGCTTGAGAAATTGCTTTTGAAAGGCGAGATTTCGGAGGTTGATTTTGCAGATGGTCAGAAGCGTTACGAGATGACGCATGGCGATCATCACCACCACGCGGTTTGTATGAGCTGTGAAGCGGTTGTCGAGCTTGAGATTGAGCCGCAATTGGAACAGATTCAGTCCTCGGTAGCCAAGCAGAGCGGGTTTCGTATTCAGAAGCATTTGGTTGAGTTTTTTGGGATGTGCGGATCCTGTTCTAAAACCGTATGA
- the ligA gene encoding NAD-dependent DNA ligase LigA, with the protein MTKQDAKERIAKLRELIAKYRYEMHVLDNLSISEAALDSLKHELYKLEQEHPDLITKDSPTQRVAGKPAEGFKKVAHQVPMLSIEDVFSREEANEWLERLKKLEPRAHFDFFAEIKMDGLAVSLVYEDGYFVQGSTRGDGRVGEDVTQNLRTIEAIPLILRKKIPGRVEIRGEVYLTKKQLEQINKKQKKEGGELYANPRNTAAGTIRQLDPSIVAERKLSFYGYSLITDLGTKTHAEAHKMIEELGIPQNPLNRHCKNLDEVERMHEEIYKKRDTLAYWLDGIVVNVNDDRLFETLGVVGKTPRAMIAWKFPAEQGTTKVKDIEVSVGRTGVLTPVALLEAVQLQGTTVTHASLHNEDEIHRLGLKIGDTVIVEKAGDIIPKIIKVLPQLRTGHEKAFHMPKKCPMCGSHVERKAGEVAVICTNRNCFAQQLAKMLHLVYAFDMRGLGEKIVEQLIQKGFVHEPADVFKLEPGDFLQLEGFAEVSANKLHKEIQDHCEIDLDRFINGLGMKHVGEETARDLAQAFGTIDKFRKAELDELLAVEGIGEIVAESVVAWMKDKTNSKQLDDLLKVVHVRHVKKAGKGPLTGTSWVITGTLESMSRDEAKEKIRAMGGDISESVSKKTSFVVVGDSPGSKFDKAQKLGVTILEEKDFLKKIK; encoded by the coding sequence ATGACGAAGCAGGACGCGAAGGAGCGTATCGCCAAGTTGCGCGAGCTTATCGCCAAGTATCGGTATGAAATGCATGTGCTCGATAATCTCTCGATTAGCGAGGCGGCTTTGGATTCGTTGAAACATGAACTCTACAAGCTTGAGCAGGAGCATCCGGACTTGATCACGAAAGACTCGCCGACACAGCGCGTTGCCGGAAAGCCGGCGGAAGGGTTTAAGAAAGTCGCGCATCAGGTACCGATGCTTTCTATTGAGGATGTTTTTTCACGAGAAGAAGCAAATGAGTGGTTGGAGCGCTTGAAGAAGCTGGAGCCGAGAGCGCATTTTGATTTTTTTGCGGAGATCAAGATGGATGGTCTGGCTGTATCGCTCGTTTATGAAGACGGATACTTTGTGCAGGGTTCGACGCGAGGTGACGGACGAGTCGGTGAAGACGTGACGCAAAATTTGCGTACTATAGAAGCGATTCCGCTTATTTTACGAAAAAAGATTCCTGGACGCGTCGAGATTAGAGGCGAGGTGTATCTGACGAAAAAGCAATTGGAACAAATCAACAAGAAACAAAAAAAAGAGGGCGGGGAATTGTATGCGAATCCACGCAATACAGCGGCAGGAACGATTCGCCAGCTTGATCCGTCTATTGTTGCCGAGCGAAAGCTATCTTTTTACGGATATTCTTTGATTACGGATCTTGGTACCAAAACACATGCGGAAGCGCACAAGATGATTGAGGAACTTGGTATTCCGCAGAATCCGTTGAATCGACATTGTAAGAATTTGGATGAGGTCGAGCGCATGCACGAGGAGATTTATAAGAAGCGCGATACGTTGGCGTATTGGTTGGATGGCATCGTTGTCAACGTGAATGATGATCGACTTTTTGAAACGCTGGGCGTTGTTGGTAAGACGCCGCGTGCGATGATTGCTTGGAAGTTTCCGGCGGAGCAGGGGACAACGAAAGTGAAAGATATTGAGGTTTCTGTCGGTAGAACGGGAGTGTTGACGCCGGTCGCGTTGCTCGAAGCGGTGCAATTGCAGGGGACGACGGTGACGCATGCGTCGTTACACAATGAAGACGAGATTCATCGACTAGGGTTGAAGATTGGGGATACGGTGATTGTTGAGAAAGCTGGCGATATTATTCCAAAGATTATTAAAGTATTGCCTCAGCTGCGAACCGGGCATGAAAAAGCGTTTCACATGCCAAAGAAATGTCCGATGTGCGGGTCGCATGTCGAACGTAAGGCTGGGGAAGTGGCGGTGATTTGTACGAATCGCAATTGTTTTGCGCAGCAACTCGCTAAGATGCTTCATCTTGTTTATGCGTTTGACATGAGGGGGCTTGGGGAGAAGATTGTTGAGCAATTAATTCAGAAAGGGTTTGTGCATGAGCCGGCGGATGTGTTTAAGCTGGAACCGGGTGATTTTTTACAGCTAGAAGGTTTTGCGGAAGTATCGGCGAATAAACTACATAAAGAAATCCAGGATCATTGTGAAATTGATTTGGATCGATTTATTAACGGGCTGGGTATGAAGCATGTTGGGGAAGAGACGGCTCGTGATTTGGCGCAGGCTTTTGGTACCATCGATAAATTTCGAAAGGCGGAGCTGGATGAACTGCTTGCGGTCGAGGGCATCGGGGAGATTGTCGCAGAGTCTGTTGTGGCATGGATGAAGGATAAGACGAACAGTAAGCAGTTGGATGATCTTTTGAAGGTGGTGCATGTTCGTCATGTGAAAAAAGCAGGGAAGGGTCCGCTGACCGGTACGAGCTGGGTTATCACGGGTACGCTCGAGTCCATGTCGCGTGATGAGGCAAAGGAGAAGATTCGGGCGATGGGTGGGGATATTAGCGAGTCGGTTTCAAAGAAGACTTCATTCGTTGTTGTAGGGGATAGTCCGGGGTCGAAGTTTGATAAGGCTCAGAAACTTGGTGTGACGATTTTGGAGGAGAAGGATTTCTTGAAGAAAATAAAATAA
- a CDS encoding ZIP family metal transporter: METLLPALSAAIIMSLLSLLGYASLAWKKSQTAFIQHAVVAFAAGALLGNAFFHLLPESIEASPNALTWALAGILLFFVLDSMLWIYHSHAGRELHDHEHDHTPAKPVGYLNLIGDAVHNFTDGITVMSAFLVNPTLGFNTAVAIGLHEIPQELGDFGILLSSGFSKKKALWLNLLVSLAMIAGVVGTWFAAGFVTRLTTWTIPLAAGFMIYMACTNLFAEIKEEPKLSTRAWQTLAMFLGLAIMYLTAGLE; this comes from the coding sequence ATGGAAACCCTGCTACCAGCTTTATCAGCCGCCATCATCATGAGCCTTCTATCGTTACTGGGTTACGCCAGTCTCGCGTGGAAAAAGAGCCAGACCGCGTTTATTCAGCATGCTGTTGTCGCTTTTGCTGCCGGCGCGCTCCTCGGAAATGCGTTCTTTCATCTCCTACCTGAATCGATTGAAGCGTCCCCTAACGCACTGACTTGGGCATTAGCAGGCATCCTGCTCTTCTTTGTCCTCGATTCCATGCTCTGGATTTATCACAGCCACGCAGGCCGTGAACTACACGATCACGAACATGATCACACTCCCGCAAAACCGGTCGGCTATCTGAATCTCATCGGAGACGCCGTACACAATTTTACAGACGGCATTACCGTCATGTCGGCATTTCTTGTGAATCCTACGCTCGGCTTTAATACCGCCGTCGCGATCGGTTTACACGAAATTCCACAAGAGCTCGGCGATTTTGGCATACTCCTTTCTTCTGGATTTTCCAAAAAGAAAGCGCTCTGGCTTAACTTGCTGGTTTCCTTGGCCATGATTGCAGGCGTTGTCGGAACATGGTTTGCCGCCGGATTTGTGACACGTCTGACAACGTGGACGATCCCGCTTGCCGCCGGATTCATGATCTACATGGCTTGCACAAACTTGTTTGCAGAAATTAAAGAGGAGCCAAAACTTAGCACGCGTGCCTGGCAAACACTGGCGATGTTCCTCGGTCTCGCCATCATGTATCTCACGGCAGGGCTCGAATAA
- a CDS encoding prepilin-type N-terminal cleavage/methylation domain-containing protein, with amino-acid sequence MTFRRGFTVLEALIVLAVFGLLATLAVLSLNSARASLRDAQRLSDVSVVRSALSQYWLENATYPQSAGIDLGMPGANAEKLSAAGFVASADPTQPVYLTRIPTGPKVNEYYRYRAGPNGYSIRFQTETRTDLGPANVYYAHATGIDLEDVEK; translated from the coding sequence ATGACGTTTCGACGTGGATTTACGGTGCTTGAAGCATTGATCGTGCTCGCGGTGTTTGGTTTGCTGGCGACGCTCGCGGTTTTATCGCTCAATAGCGCGCGTGCGAGTTTGCGTGATGCGCAGCGACTTTCTGATGTGAGCGTCGTGCGTTCCGCTCTGAGTCAGTACTGGTTGGAGAACGCAACGTATCCGCAATCGGCCGGAATCGATCTTGGAATGCCGGGAGCAAATGCAGAGAAATTGTCTGCAGCCGGATTTGTGGCGAGTGCCGATCCGACGCAGCCGGTTTATTTGACGCGTATTCCGACGGGACCAAAAGTAAATGAATATTATCGCTACCGTGCGGGTCCGAATGGTTACTCGATCCGATTCCAGACGGAAACCAGAACAGACTTGGGTCCGGCAAATGTTTACTACGCACATGCGACCGGAATCGATCTTGAGGACGTAGAAAAGTAA
- the pilM gene encoding type IV pilus assembly protein PilM has protein sequence MGLFSSAPVSTSYLGVDIGFAGMKLVELKNEKGRARLVTYAYANVASDSLEKSLLNDIPNAADLLKKMVGKSKATAKKAVAALPISSVFSSILSVPTTNDKELKEAVQLQAKKLIPLPLEEVSLDTKVIDKTEKGADGGKPSTRVLVTAAPKTLVSKYVEIFKQAGLELISLETEAFAEIRALIGKDRSTIMVVDIGSLRTNIMVVEGGIPFITRSIATGGNAITQTIAKTLGIPMDQAESMKRDIKSMQAFAPTGDLSPILTVLVKPILDEIKYSFTLYQQQANGSGKRIEKIILTGGSALLPRLPEFLTQQMNVNSYLGNPWARVVYPPDLRPLLDELGPRFAVTIGCAMRDLDN, from the coding sequence ATGGGGCTTTTTTCTTCTGCGCCGGTTTCGACGAGTTATTTGGGTGTGGATATCGGTTTTGCCGGGATGAAACTGGTCGAACTTAAGAATGAGAAAGGACGAGCGCGACTCGTGACTTACGCGTATGCCAACGTGGCTTCCGATAGTCTTGAGAAGTCGCTTTTGAATGATATTCCAAATGCCGCCGATCTTTTGAAGAAGATGGTTGGTAAGAGTAAGGCTACGGCAAAGAAGGCTGTTGCCGCATTGCCGATTTCTTCCGTTTTTTCATCGATTCTTTCTGTGCCGACGACGAATGATAAAGAATTGAAAGAGGCGGTGCAGCTTCAGGCAAAGAAATTGATCCCGCTTCCGTTGGAAGAGGTTTCGCTTGATACAAAAGTGATCGACAAGACAGAGAAGGGTGCGGATGGCGGAAAACCATCGACGCGTGTTCTTGTGACAGCTGCTCCAAAGACATTGGTTTCAAAGTATGTCGAGATTTTTAAACAGGCTGGACTTGAATTGATATCGCTTGAGACGGAAGCGTTTGCGGAGATTCGCGCGCTGATCGGAAAAGATCGTTCTACGATCATGGTGGTTGATATCGGATCGCTTCGTACAAATATTATGGTGGTGGAGGGCGGAATTCCTTTCATTACGCGTTCGATCGCTACGGGAGGAAATGCCATTACGCAGACGATTGCCAAGACGCTCGGTATTCCGATGGATCAGGCGGAGAGCATGAAGCGCGATATCAAGTCGATGCAGGCTTTTGCACCGACGGGCGATCTTTCGCCGATCCTGACGGTGCTCGTAAAACCGATTTTGGATGAGATCAAATATTCTTTCACATTGTATCAGCAGCAAGCTAACGGAAGCGGGAAGCGTATCGAGAAAATTATTTTGACCGGAGGTTCAGCACTCTTGCCGCGTTTGCCGGAATTTTTGACGCAGCAGATGAATGTGAATTCGTATTTGGGAAATCCATGGGCGCGTGTTGTCTATCCGCCGGATTTGCGACCTTTGCTTGATGAGCTCGGACCTCGTTTTGCGGTGACGATCGGTTGTGCGATGCGTGATCTTGATAACTAA
- the gatC gene encoding Asp-tRNA(Asn)/Glu-tRNA(Gln) amidotransferase subunit GatC, translating to MALTRDEITRLAELSRLALTDEELKRMEETIDPVLEYVGRLSKIDTTGVPETEGDVLVRLRDDVVDGSSEGERTAILSNFPDKAGDVLRVPGVFEKPKG from the coding sequence ATGGCATTGACTCGAGACGAGATTACTCGCTTGGCAGAATTGTCCCGTTTGGCGCTCACAGACGAGGAATTGAAGCGTATGGAGGAAACGATCGATCCGGTACTTGAGTATGTCGGACGATTATCCAAGATCGATACGACTGGTGTTCCTGAAACTGAAGGCGATGTTTTGGTGCGTTTGCGCGATGATGTTGTTGATGGCAGCTCGGAAGGCGAGCGTACGGCGATTCTTTCTAATTTTCCGGACAAGGCTGGCGATGTTTTGCGCGTGCCTGGTGTCTTTGAAAAACCAAAAGGCTAA